A window of the Streptomyces sp. Ag109_O5-10 genome harbors these coding sequences:
- a CDS encoding ADP-ribosylglycohydrolase family protein yields MTSLGPDVADRVLGGWLGRIAGNMLGKPVERGDLWTRERIDGYLRRAGALPLTDYLPEPADESDALALRPEWRQCVRGRIHGSCRDDDVDYAILGLHLLETHGFGFSTEQVGELWLQRLPYHQTFTAERAAYRNLVNGLKPPLTATYDNPFQEWIGALIRADVFGWTCPGAPHRAAALARRDAVLSHSGNGVYGAMWAAALISAAFTAPTVRQAIDTALTVVPASCRLARTVRRVVSLYEARMSWEDTLTTVAAETAGLGWIHTVPNAAVLTAGLLYGEGDFTRTIALTVRGGLDTDSNGATAGSVAGVLTGAAAVPAQWRDPLEDTVRSAVLGFDGARISDLAARTVRLAGTGAESALATLPG; encoded by the coding sequence ATGACCAGTCTGGGGCCCGACGTCGCCGACCGCGTGCTCGGCGGCTGGCTCGGCCGGATCGCGGGCAACATGCTCGGCAAACCGGTGGAGCGGGGCGACCTGTGGACCCGGGAACGCATCGACGGCTACCTGCGGCGGGCCGGCGCCCTGCCGCTCACCGACTACCTCCCCGAGCCCGCGGACGAGAGCGACGCGCTCGCCCTGCGCCCGGAGTGGCGGCAGTGCGTACGCGGCCGGATCCACGGCAGCTGCCGCGACGACGACGTCGACTACGCGATCCTCGGCCTGCACCTCCTGGAGACCCACGGCTTCGGCTTCAGCACGGAACAGGTCGGCGAGCTCTGGCTGCAACGGCTGCCGTACCACCAGACCTTCACGGCGGAACGGGCCGCCTACCGCAACCTCGTCAACGGGCTGAAACCGCCGCTCACCGCCACCTACGACAACCCCTTCCAGGAGTGGATCGGCGCGCTCATCCGCGCCGACGTCTTCGGCTGGACCTGCCCGGGCGCCCCGCACCGGGCCGCCGCCCTGGCCCGCCGGGACGCGGTCCTCTCGCACTCCGGGAACGGGGTGTACGGCGCGATGTGGGCCGCCGCGCTGATCTCCGCGGCGTTCACCGCGCCGACCGTACGGCAGGCGATCGACACCGCGCTCACCGTCGTACCGGCGAGCTGCCGCCTCGCCCGGACCGTGCGCCGGGTGGTCTCCCTGTACGAGGCCCGGATGAGCTGGGAGGACACCCTCACCACCGTCGCCGCCGAGACCGCCGGCCTCGGGTGGATCCACACCGTCCCCAACGCGGCCGTGCTCACCGCCGGCCTGCTGTACGGCGAGGGGGACTTCACCCGGACCATCGCCCTCACCGTCCGCGGCGGCCTGGACACCGACTCCAACGGGGCGACGGCGGGCTCGGTGGCCGGGGTGCTGACCGGCGCGGCGGCCGTACCGGCCCAGTGGCGGGACCCCCTGGAGGACACGGTCCGCAGCGCAGTCCTCGGCTTCGACGGGGCCCGCATCAGCGACCTGGCGGCACGCACCGTACGCCTCGCCGGGACCGGCGCCGAGTCCGCACTGGCTACGCTTCCCGGGTGA
- a CDS encoding NUDIX hydrolase → MTTTDAYAAYIASLPRVLAGAAALIRDAEGRVLLVEPNYREGWALPGGTVESDDGETPRQGARRETLEEIGLDREMGRLLAVDWVHGTGRPPIVAYLYDGGVVTDADLGAIRLQEAELLSWRLVPREELAAHLPGSLGRRVLTALDVLTEGAGTAELENGHRAG, encoded by the coding sequence GTGACCACGACTGACGCCTACGCCGCGTACATCGCGAGCCTCCCCCGCGTGCTCGCCGGGGCCGCCGCGCTCATCCGGGACGCCGAGGGACGGGTGCTGCTCGTCGAGCCCAACTACCGGGAGGGCTGGGCGCTGCCGGGCGGGACCGTCGAGTCCGACGACGGGGAGACCCCGCGCCAGGGCGCCCGCCGGGAGACTCTGGAGGAGATCGGCCTGGACCGCGAGATGGGCCGGCTGCTGGCGGTGGACTGGGTGCACGGCACCGGCCGTCCGCCGATCGTCGCCTACCTGTACGACGGCGGGGTCGTCACCGACGCCGACCTCGGAGCGATCCGGCTGCAGGAGGCGGAGCTGCTGTCCTGGCGGCTGGTCCCGCGGGAGGAACTGGCCGCCCATCTGCCGGGCTCGCTGGGCCGCCGCGTCCTTACCGCACTGGACGTCCTGACCGAGGGCGCGGGCACCGCCGAGCTGGAGAACGGCCACCGGGCGGGCTGA
- a CDS encoding PP2C family protein-serine/threonine phosphatase — translation MSEHSQQRTAQSAPRLRLGAELERIAEQLKALARAQDELHDLYEAVLGREVELSVVLELIVSTAMQLVGARCGALGVLDEQGDSLALFLPVGLSEQERAGLAGVELPRGRGLLGHLISHPVPLRVDGITLHPDSAGFPPGHPPMRNPLGAPITVRAKIYGDLYLSERIDGRPFDDRDEGLIVALAGAAALAIDDARLYEKTRHDAERFQRLLLPCLPDRLEPFDAAAAYHAASTPDHVGGDWYDALLVPDGACAAVIGDVVGHDLQAVAAMAQTRSMLRALLYDRRTSPSAVLAHLDRTLQAITDSPVTTACLARIEPAPSAGWTLRWSTAGHPPPLVITPDRRAGHLLADPDLPLGVDSTARRHNHAHLLPTDATVVFFTDGLVEHRHHSLEAGLQRLADVAAAHVDLPVADLVRVLIEEHPSDGHDETAVLALRAPQVRSSRPDK, via the coding sequence ATGAGCGAGCACAGTCAACAACGCACGGCGCAGTCGGCGCCCAGACTGCGCCTGGGCGCCGAGCTGGAGCGGATCGCTGAGCAGCTCAAGGCACTGGCTCGGGCCCAGGACGAATTGCACGACCTGTACGAGGCCGTCCTGGGTCGGGAGGTGGAGCTGTCCGTTGTGCTGGAGTTGATCGTTTCCACCGCCATGCAACTGGTCGGTGCGCGCTGTGGTGCGCTCGGCGTGCTGGACGAGCAAGGTGACAGCCTGGCCCTGTTCCTTCCGGTGGGTCTGTCGGAGCAGGAAAGGGCTGGCCTGGCCGGGGTGGAGCTTCCTCGTGGGCGTGGCCTGCTCGGGCATTTGATCAGCCATCCTGTGCCGCTCCGTGTCGACGGCATTACCCTGCATCCGGACTCGGCAGGCTTCCCGCCCGGCCACCCGCCCATGCGGAACCCGCTGGGCGCCCCGATCACGGTCCGCGCGAAGATTTACGGAGATCTGTATCTTTCCGAGCGGATCGACGGACGCCCATTCGACGACCGTGACGAAGGCCTGATCGTCGCCCTGGCCGGCGCTGCCGCCCTGGCCATCGACGATGCCCGTCTGTATGAGAAGACCAGGCACGATGCCGAACGGTTCCAGCGTCTTCTACTGCCATGCCTGCCTGACCGCCTGGAGCCCTTCGACGCTGCCGCGGCTTACCACGCTGCCAGCACCCCCGACCATGTGGGCGGGGACTGGTACGACGCCCTGTTGGTGCCCGACGGAGCTTGCGCCGCCGTCATCGGTGACGTCGTCGGACACGACCTCCAGGCGGTCGCCGCCATGGCTCAGACCCGCAGCATGCTGCGTGCCCTGCTCTACGATCGCCGTACCTCGCCCAGCGCTGTCCTCGCGCACCTCGACCGCACCCTCCAGGCCATCACGGACAGTCCCGTGACCACCGCGTGCCTTGCCCGGATCGAACCCGCGCCGTCGGCCGGTTGGACGTTGCGCTGGAGTACTGCAGGACACCCTCCGCCTTTGGTGATCACCCCCGATCGCCGGGCCGGCCACTTGCTGGCGGATCCTGACCTGCCCCTCGGCGTCGACAGCACTGCACGACGCCACAACCACGCCCATCTCCTTCCCACCGATGCCACAGTCGTCTTCTTCACCGATGGGCTCGTCGAACACCGTCACCACTCACTGGAGGCAGGCTTGCAACGGCTCGCCGACGTCGCTGCCGCCCACGTCGACCTGCCCGTGGCCGACCTCGTCCGCGTCCTGATCGAGGAGCACCCCAGCGACGGACACGACGAGACGGCAGTGCTCGCCCTCCGAGCTCCGCAGGTCCGATCTTCGAGGCCAGACAAGTAA
- a CDS encoding phosphatidylserine decarboxylase: protein MPHSQTSAHRDSLAGVRLARGASPWLLPTVATAAVSLLRARRSGAAKAVALPATALAAGMLWFFRDPEREIAQGRVISPADGVVQSIMPWKDGRTRVAIFMSPLNVHVNRAPLAGEVTSVEHIPGGFVPAFNKESENNERVVWHFDTELGDIEMIQIAGAVARRIVPYVPQGTKVEQGDRIGLIRFGSRVDIYLPEGVDVAVEVGQKTVAGVTRIDRD, encoded by the coding sequence ATGCCCCACAGCCAAACCTCTGCACATCGAGACAGCCTGGCCGGCGTACGCCTCGCGCGCGGAGCATCGCCGTGGCTTCTCCCGACCGTCGCCACCGCAGCCGTCAGCCTCCTGCGCGCCCGTCGCTCCGGCGCCGCCAAGGCCGTCGCCCTGCCCGCCACCGCGCTCGCGGCGGGCATGCTGTGGTTCTTCCGCGACCCCGAGCGTGAGATCGCCCAGGGCCGCGTCATCTCCCCCGCCGACGGTGTGGTGCAGAGCATCATGCCGTGGAAGGACGGACGCACCCGGGTCGCGATCTTCATGAGCCCGCTCAACGTCCACGTCAACCGCGCGCCCCTCGCGGGCGAGGTGACGTCGGTGGAGCACATCCCCGGTGGCTTCGTTCCCGCCTTCAACAAGGAGAGCGAGAACAACGAGCGCGTAGTCTGGCATTTCGACACCGAACTCGGCGACATCGAGATGATCCAGATCGCCGGCGCGGTGGCCCGCCGTATCGTCCCCTACGTCCCGCAGGGCACGAAGGTCGAGCAGGGCGACCGCATCGGTCTGATCCGCTTCGGCTCGCGTGTCGACATCTACCTGCCGGAGGGCGTGGACGTCGCGGTCGAGGTCGGCCAGAAGACCGTGGCTGGGGTGACTCGCATTGACCGTGATTGA
- the pssA gene encoding CDP-diacylglycerol--serine O-phosphatidyltransferase codes for MPEADQIGDDEEEMPLSLRLSIADTLTLGNATCGFMAVYFTTTGILIPHLTGDDQSAGMARHSAATAVILMLCAAVFDLFDGLVARKLRSSPMGAELDNLSDLISFGLAPAYFVLVYGMVADDAYQKVAAVGAVVVLLAVVLRLARFSCVTPPNGMFQGMPSPFGALTVVSIVLLELPFVATLLAILGTAWLMVSRVEYPKPRGRLAVAMLAWIVLSMGLLVSWAFDAPSGQLLLQTGCALQLVMGAVIPLFATARRVNNFRDNRREARAAQLP; via the coding sequence GTGCCCGAGGCCGACCAGATCGGCGACGACGAGGAGGAGATGCCGCTCTCTCTCCGCCTCTCGATAGCGGACACCCTCACGCTCGGCAACGCCACCTGCGGCTTCATGGCGGTGTACTTCACCACCACCGGCATCCTGATCCCGCACCTCACCGGGGACGACCAGTCGGCCGGCATGGCGCGCCACAGCGCCGCCACCGCGGTCATCCTCATGCTCTGCGCGGCGGTCTTCGACCTGTTCGACGGCCTGGTGGCGCGCAAGCTGCGCTCCTCCCCCATGGGCGCGGAGCTGGACAACCTCTCCGACCTGATCAGCTTCGGCCTCGCGCCGGCGTACTTCGTGCTCGTCTACGGCATGGTCGCCGACGACGCGTACCAGAAGGTGGCCGCGGTCGGAGCGGTGGTGGTGCTGCTGGCGGTGGTGCTGCGGCTGGCGCGCTTCAGCTGCGTGACCCCGCCGAACGGCATGTTCCAGGGCATGCCGAGCCCCTTCGGTGCCCTGACGGTCGTCTCCATCGTCCTGCTGGAGCTCCCCTTCGTGGCGACGCTGCTCGCCATCCTGGGCACGGCCTGGCTGATGGTGAGCCGGGTGGAGTACCCGAAGCCCCGTGGCCGCCTCGCGGTCGCGATGCTGGCCTGGATCGTCCTGTCGATGGGGCTCCTGGTCTCCTGGGCCTTCGACGCGCCCAGCGGCCAGCTCCTCCTCCAGACCGGCTGCGCGCTGCAGCTGGTGATGGGCGCGGTGATCCCGCTGTTCGCCACGGCCCGCCGGGTGAACAACTTCCGCGACAACAGGCGCGAGGCGCGGGCGGCGCAACTGCCCTGA
- a CDS encoding glycerate kinase gives MQVTQRVLIAADKFKGSLTAVEVAARVTAGLRRVAPGADVEALPVADGGDGTVAAAVAAGFERHEREVAGPLGQEVTAAFALRGGTAVVEMAEASGLQRLPRGVFAPLTASTYGSGELLRAALDAGARTIVFGVGGSATTDGGAGMLSALGARLLDADGEPVPPGGGGLADLARADLSGLDPRLSAVDLVLASDVDNPLTGPKGAPAVYGPQKGASPDDVELLDAALAHFAKVLETEAGPRAAEYAVAPGAGAAGGIGYGALLLGARFRPGIEVMLDVLGFAPALERATLVITGEGSLDEQTLHGKAPAGVAAAARAAGKEVVAVCGRLALPPEALGRAGIRRAYPLTEVEPDVVKCIADAGPILERVAEQIARDFLT, from the coding sequence ATACAGGTGACACAGCGTGTGCTCATCGCCGCGGACAAGTTCAAGGGCTCGCTGACGGCCGTGGAGGTCGCCGCGCGGGTCACGGCGGGGCTCAGGCGGGTCGCGCCCGGCGCCGACGTCGAGGCGCTGCCCGTCGCGGACGGCGGGGACGGCACGGTGGCCGCGGCGGTCGCGGCCGGATTCGAACGCCACGAGCGGGAGGTCGCCGGACCGCTGGGGCAGGAGGTCACCGCCGCGTTCGCGCTGCGCGGCGGCACCGCGGTCGTGGAGATGGCCGAGGCGAGCGGTCTGCAGCGGCTGCCCCGCGGTGTCTTCGCGCCCCTGACGGCCTCCACGTACGGCTCCGGGGAGCTGCTGCGGGCCGCGCTGGACGCGGGCGCGCGCACGATCGTCTTCGGGGTCGGCGGCAGTGCCACGACCGACGGCGGGGCCGGGATGCTGTCGGCGCTCGGCGCCCGCCTCCTCGACGCGGACGGCGAACCGGTGCCGCCGGGCGGCGGCGGCCTCGCCGATCTGGCCCGCGCGGACCTGTCGGGTCTTGACCCGCGGCTGTCCGCCGTCGACCTGGTCCTCGCCAGCGACGTCGACAACCCGCTCACCGGGCCGAAGGGCGCGCCGGCCGTCTACGGCCCGCAGAAGGGGGCCTCGCCGGACGACGTGGAACTCCTGGACGCCGCGCTGGCCCACTTCGCGAAGGTCCTGGAGACCGAGGCCGGTCCGCGCGCCGCCGAGTACGCGGTCGCGCCGGGGGCGGGGGCCGCCGGGGGCATCGGGTACGGCGCGCTGCTGCTCGGCGCCCGTTTCCGGCCCGGTATCGAGGTCATGCTCGACGTCCTGGGCTTCGCGCCCGCGCTGGAGCGGGCCACGCTGGTGATCACCGGTGAGGGCTCCCTCGACGAGCAGACCCTGCACGGCAAGGCGCCGGCCGGGGTGGCCGCGGCCGCGCGTGCCGCCGGCAAGGAGGTCGTGGCGGTCTGTGGCCGCCTCGCCCTGCCGCCGGAGGCACTCGGCCGGGCCGGGATCCGCCGTGCTTACCCGCTCACCGAGGTCGAACCGGACGTGGTGAAGTGCATCGCGGACGCCGGGCCGATCCTGGAACGGGTCGCCGAGCAGATCGCACGCGACTTCCTGACCTGA
- a CDS encoding MaoC family dehydratase has protein sequence MQFGRTYEEFEVGATYKHWPGKTVTEYDDHLFCLLTMNHHPLHMDTNYAERTTDFGRNVVVGNYVYSLLLGMSVPDISGKAIANLEIESLKHVAPTFHGDTIYGQTTVLDKWPSKSKDDRGIVHVETKGYKQDGTLVCIFRRKVMVPTETYIKERGGEQPGRPELKEQGK, from the coding sequence ATGCAGTTCGGACGCACGTACGAGGAGTTCGAGGTCGGGGCGACGTACAAGCACTGGCCCGGAAAGACGGTCACGGAGTACGACGACCACCTGTTCTGTCTCCTCACCATGAACCACCACCCGCTCCACATGGACACGAACTACGCCGAGAGGACGACGGATTTCGGCAGGAACGTGGTGGTCGGGAACTACGTCTACTCGCTGCTGCTCGGCATGTCCGTGCCGGACATCTCGGGCAAGGCGATCGCCAACCTGGAGATCGAGTCGCTCAAGCACGTGGCGCCGACCTTCCACGGCGACACGATCTACGGCCAGACGACCGTGCTCGACAAGTGGCCCTCGAAGTCGAAGGACGACCGCGGGATCGTCCACGTCGAGACCAAGGGTTACAAGCAGGACGGCACGCTGGTGTGCATCTTCCGCCGCAAGGTGATGGTGCCGACCGAGACGTACATCAAGGAGCGCGGCGGCGAGCAGCCGGGCCGCCCCGAGCTGAAGGAACAGGGGAAGTAA
- a CDS encoding acyl-CoA dehydrogenase family protein — MARLAQTAGLTDVQQEILSTVRDFVDKEIIPVATELEHRDEYPQQIVDGLKELGLFGLMIPEEYGGLGESLLTYALCVEEIARGWMSVSGIINTHFIVAYMLKQHGTQEQKDHFLPRMAAGDIRGAFSMSEPGLGSDVSAITSKAVKDGDEYVLNGQKMWLTNGGTSSLVAVLVRSDEGHPEGTAPHKSMTTFLVEKEPGFGEVRPGLTIPGKIDKMGYKGVDTTELIMDGLRIPADRVLGGVTGRGFYQMMDGVEVGRVNVAARGCGVAQRAFELGVRYAQQRHTFGKAIAQHQAIQFKLAEMATKVEAAHAMMVNAARKKDSGERNDLEAGMAKYLASEYCKEVVEDAFRIHGGYGFSKEYEIERLYREAPMLLIGEGTAEIQKMIIGRRLLEEYRFQG; from the coding sequence ATGGCCCGTCTCGCCCAGACCGCCGGTCTGACCGACGTCCAGCAGGAGATCCTCTCCACCGTCCGCGACTTCGTGGACAAGGAGATCATCCCGGTCGCCACCGAGCTGGAGCACCGCGACGAGTACCCGCAGCAGATCGTCGACGGTCTCAAGGAGCTCGGCCTGTTCGGCCTGATGATCCCCGAGGAGTACGGCGGCCTGGGCGAGTCCCTCCTGACGTACGCGCTGTGCGTCGAGGAGATCGCCCGCGGGTGGATGTCCGTCTCGGGGATCATCAACACGCACTTCATCGTGGCGTACATGCTCAAGCAGCACGGCACGCAGGAGCAGAAGGACCACTTCCTGCCGCGGATGGCGGCCGGCGACATCAGGGGCGCGTTCTCGATGTCGGAGCCGGGCCTCGGCTCGGACGTCTCCGCCATCACCTCGAAGGCGGTGAAGGACGGCGACGAGTACGTCCTGAACGGCCAGAAGATGTGGCTGACGAACGGCGGCACGTCCTCCCTCGTGGCCGTCCTGGTGCGGAGTGACGAAGGCCACCCCGAGGGCACGGCCCCGCACAAGTCGATGACGACCTTCCTGGTGGAGAAGGAGCCCGGCTTCGGTGAGGTGCGCCCCGGTCTCACGATCCCGGGCAAGATCGACAAGATGGGCTACAAGGGCGTCGACACCACCGAGCTGATCATGGACGGGCTGCGGATCCCGGCCGATCGGGTGCTCGGTGGGGTCACCGGCCGAGGATTTTACCAAATGATGGACGGCGTCGAGGTCGGCCGGGTCAACGTGGCGGCGCGTGGCTGCGGTGTCGCGCAGCGTGCGTTCGAGCTGGGCGTCCGGTACGCCCAGCAGCGTCACACTTTCGGCAAGGCGATCGCCCAGCACCAGGCCATCCAGTTCAAGCTGGCGGAGATGGCCACCAAGGTCGAGGCCGCGCATGCCATGATGGTCAACGCGGCACGCAAAAAGGACTCCGGGGAACGAAACGACCTTGAGGCCGGGATGGCGAAGTACCTCGCCTCCGAGTACTGCAAGGAGGTCGTGGAGGATGCCTTCCGGATCCACGGCGGCTACGGCTTCTCCAAGGAGTACGAGATCGAACGTCTCTACCGTGAGGCGCCGATGTTGCTGATCGGCGAAGGTACCGCCGAGATCCAGAAAATGATCATCGGGCGAAGGCTGCTCGAAGAGTATCGATTCCAGGGCTGA
- a CDS encoding CoA ester lyase translates to MTARPSPATTPPTSGYAAHLPSVNRLRPRRSCLAVPGSNPRFLEKAQGLPADQVFLDLEDACAPLAKPGARHTIVKFLNEGDWTGKTRVVRVNDWTTEWTYRDVVTVVEGAGQNLDCIMLPKVQTAQQVVALDLLLTQIEKTMGFEVGKIGIEAQIENAQGLNNVNEIATASQRVETIIFGPADFMASINMKTLVVGEQPPGYPADAYHYILMKILMAARANNLQAIDGPYLQIRNVDGYREVAQRAAALGFDGKWVLHPGQVEASNEIFSPSQEDYDHAELILDAYDYYTSEAGGKKGSAMLGDEMIDEASRKMALVISGKGRAAGMQRTSKFEIPEA, encoded by the coding sequence ATGACCGCCCGCCCGTCGCCCGCCACCACCCCTCCAACGAGCGGCTACGCCGCACACCTTCCCTCTGTCAACCGGCTCCGCCCGCGGCGCTCCTGCCTGGCCGTGCCCGGCTCGAACCCCCGCTTCCTGGAGAAGGCCCAGGGTCTCCCGGCGGACCAGGTCTTCCTCGACCTGGAGGACGCGTGCGCGCCGCTCGCCAAGCCCGGGGCGCGGCACACCATCGTCAAGTTCCTCAACGAGGGCGACTGGACCGGCAAGACGCGCGTGGTGCGGGTCAACGACTGGACGACCGAGTGGACGTACCGTGACGTCGTGACCGTGGTCGAGGGCGCCGGGCAGAACCTCGACTGCATCATGCTGCCGAAGGTGCAGACGGCGCAGCAGGTGGTCGCGCTCGACCTCCTGCTGACCCAGATCGAGAAGACCATGGGCTTCGAGGTCGGCAAGATCGGCATCGAGGCGCAGATCGAGAACGCGCAGGGCCTCAACAACGTCAACGAGATCGCCACCGCGTCCCAGCGCGTCGAGACGATCATCTTCGGCCCGGCCGACTTCATGGCGTCCATCAACATGAAGACGCTGGTCGTGGGCGAGCAGCCGCCCGGCTACCCGGCGGACGCCTACCACTACATCCTGATGAAGATCCTGATGGCCGCCCGCGCCAACAACCTCCAGGCGATCGACGGCCCCTACCTCCAGATCCGCAACGTCGACGGCTACCGCGAGGTCGCGCAGCGCGCCGCCGCGCTCGGCTTCGACGGCAAGTGGGTGCTGCACCCGGGCCAGGTCGAGGCGTCCAACGAGATCTTCTCGCCGTCCCAGGAGGACTACGACCACGCCGAGCTGATCCTGGACGCGTACGACTACTACACGTCCGAGGCGGGCGGCAAGAAGGGCTCCGCGATGCTCGGCGACGAGATGATCGACGAGGCCAGCCGCAAGATGGCCCTGGTCATCTCCGGCAAGGGCCGGGCCGCCGGCATGCAGCGCACGTCCAAGTTCGAGATCCCGGAGGCGTGA
- a CDS encoding transposase family protein: protein MAITVNRSVLAHRLVTGISRRHLACLVEELAVPWQAGVEGRRHAARGGARKRAEGAGARHQLVFVDRLMATLIHLRHDLPHSVLGLLFGVDRSTVTRAIGEVRTLLAEGGCAVPDSPGLRLRTLPDVFAYAQAEGIELWLDATEIQVPRPPASRGGRRAFVSGKKRQNTMRATVIADHLGRTLWVDALRPGRMHDATAARNEGVGICFQHSPDVEILLDDGYLGLRRDHPGQAVTPPRKGNKISPPEVLEARRRARHRHSSKRITVEHALADHKRWKQLTRWTHRRETLPATYRAIASLVSDRTTG from the coding sequence GTGGCGATCACGGTCAATCGGTCGGTGTTGGCGCATCGACTGGTCACGGGGATCTCTCGGCGTCATCTTGCTTGCCTGGTCGAGGAGTTGGCCGTGCCGTGGCAGGCCGGGGTCGAGGGTCGTCGCCATGCCGCGCGAGGTGGGGCCCGGAAGCGGGCTGAAGGGGCCGGCGCCCGCCACCAACTGGTGTTCGTCGACCGGCTGATGGCCACGCTTATCCATTTGCGGCACGACCTGCCGCACTCGGTGCTGGGACTGCTGTTCGGCGTCGACCGTTCCACCGTCACCCGCGCGATCGGAGAGGTGCGCACGCTCCTGGCCGAAGGGGGGTGCGCGGTCCCGGACAGCCCTGGCCTGCGTCTTCGGACACTGCCGGATGTCTTCGCTTATGCCCAGGCCGAGGGCATCGAGCTGTGGCTGGACGCCACCGAGATCCAGGTCCCTCGGCCGCCTGCCAGCCGCGGCGGGCGGCGAGCGTTCGTCTCCGGCAAGAAGAGGCAGAACACGATGAGGGCCACCGTCATCGCCGACCACCTGGGCCGCACTTTATGGGTCGATGCCCTGCGACCTGGGCGGATGCATGACGCGACCGCCGCACGCAACGAAGGTGTCGGGATCTGCTTCCAGCACTCTCCCGATGTCGAGATCCTTCTGGACGACGGCTACCTCGGGCTCCGTCGTGATCACCCAGGACAGGCGGTGACACCGCCCCGGAAAGGCAACAAGATCAGTCCGCCCGAGGTCCTCGAAGCCCGTCGGCGAGCCCGCCACCGACACTCCTCGAAACGCATCACCGTCGAACACGCCCTCGCCGACCACAAACGCTGGAAACAACTGACGCGCTGGACCCACCGACGCGAGACCCTGCCCGCCACCTACCGAGCCATCGCCAGCCTCGTCTCCGACCGCACCACCGGCTGA
- a CDS encoding alpha/beta fold hydrolase — protein sequence MIPPNPGQTVQLFVREYRKTGGPQQPPVLMLHGRSVPAVAGFDLVIPGSGGSDIRYSWAQQLAQHGFDVFLMDLQGSGRTPRPLPMDQPCNANPAQQESVLVPNPLSAKCPPPYGYQLGNSESEEAEVDTVVKFIKTQTGTTGPIDFIGWSAGALVMGPYTLKHPENVKSLFLLAPMFPPKGRWSGDAMNPFARPSEAAALPLSTPALTFGFPMHVASKTGFKIGWDKEQASPLQREPDMGDIVWDAMMANDALGSTWGPIPPGGTAEGVLRYRNSYWWGWNNHTVPLKDASGTYILGDRVPVMIVYGEMDRTANTPPTPPLPDVLTFSVPSLYKAIPGSKKLMFELADAGHSVVWERPAKVVQHMSMQWFDKHRVEDQTSGSFYRDDDGLLTPLD from the coding sequence ATGATCCCACCGAATCCGGGCCAAACGGTGCAGCTGTTCGTGCGCGAGTACCGGAAGACCGGTGGTCCGCAGCAGCCTCCCGTGCTGATGCTTCACGGCCGGAGCGTGCCTGCGGTCGCGGGCTTCGACCTCGTGATTCCCGGTTCGGGCGGCTCCGACATCCGGTACAGCTGGGCACAGCAGCTGGCCCAGCACGGCTTCGACGTGTTCCTGATGGACCTCCAGGGCAGCGGGCGGACACCACGGCCGCTGCCGATGGACCAGCCCTGCAACGCCAACCCAGCCCAGCAGGAGTCGGTCCTCGTGCCCAACCCGCTCTCAGCCAAATGCCCACCGCCGTACGGGTACCAGCTCGGCAACTCCGAGAGCGAGGAGGCGGAAGTCGACACAGTGGTCAAGTTCATCAAGACCCAGACCGGTACAACCGGCCCGATCGACTTCATCGGCTGGTCCGCCGGCGCCCTTGTCATGGGCCCCTACACTCTCAAGCACCCCGAGAACGTCAAGAGCCTCTTCCTGCTCGCCCCGATGTTCCCGCCCAAGGGCCGCTGGTCCGGCGACGCCATGAATCCGTTCGCACGTCCGTCGGAAGCCGCGGCACTGCCCCTGTCCACGCCAGCCCTCACGTTCGGCTTCCCGATGCACGTCGCCAGCAAGACCGGCTTCAAGATCGGCTGGGACAAGGAGCAGGCCAGCCCGCTCCAGCGGGAACCCGACATGGGAGACATCGTGTGGGACGCGATGATGGCCAACGACGCCCTGGGTAGCACCTGGGGACCGATACCGCCAGGGGGCACCGCGGAGGGCGTCCTTCGGTACCGGAACTCCTACTGGTGGGGCTGGAACAACCACACCGTTCCGCTCAAGGACGCCTCAGGCACGTACATCCTCGGTGACCGGGTGCCCGTGATGATCGTCTACGGCGAGATGGACCGGACGGCCAACACCCCGCCGACCCCGCCCCTTCCGGATGTCCTGACGTTCTCCGTCCCTAGCCTGTACAAGGCGATCCCGGGGTCGAAGAAGCTGATGTTCGAGCTGGCCGACGCGGGACACTCCGTGGTCTGGGAACGCCCAGCCAAGGTGGTCCAGCACATGTCCATGCAGTGGTTCGACAAGCACCGGGTGGAGGACCAGACGAGTGGCAGCTTCTACCGGGACGACGACGGGCTCCTGACCCCGCTGGACTAG